The Branchiostoma floridae strain S238N-H82 chromosome 10, Bfl_VNyyK, whole genome shotgun sequence genome has a segment encoding these proteins:
- the LOC118424420 gene encoding uncharacterized protein LOC118424420 codes for MASVGRNRRKDSGILTKKITHEKDKPRGRMASSSTIMETDGATDEEQEKEVGRVTRGRLNKSTNKMAELKNKMKKKIQEKKMEISDPRSRIYSGNSSFVRKKLSSLKTNNRELASTLAASRQGVRKLQNQNLGLQQENHALAQRVISLQGKLHDLQAALKHRKDNEQHYKKKMSDIQGVLQKVSTSLLGTVEHVGSAMEVCHPVLRDSGWRISSLSAHVSASDDSDGSFPPQPRPSVLGAGPVRVPHPSGKRPSLAPPGRRLSRSSSVSVPPPQNKAQEPSVGPPAPRDSLAALESAPILFTEEAAETDKQSPAEIVAPDNPARHTNVPSQPEDSSSQGSTKQGTFKQSQTTIFTF; via the exons atggcgtcggTTGGAAGGAACCGTCGGAAAGATTCGGGGATTTTAACCAAAAAG ATTACCCATGAGAAAGACAAGCCAAGGGGAAGGATGGCATCAAGTTCAACCATCATGGAAACTGATGGAGCTACAGATGAGGAGCAAGAGAAGGAAGTGGGCAGGGTCACTCGGGGAAGACTCAACAAGTCCACCAACAAGATGGCGGAACTGAAAAataagatgaagaagaagatccAAGAGAAGAAAATGGAGATCTCAGACCCTAGGTCCAGGATTTACAGTG gaaATTCATCCTTTGTCAGGAAGAAGCTATCCTCATTGAAAACCAACAACAGGGAATTGGCGAGCACTCTGGCTGCCAGCAGACAGGGTGTGAGGAAACTCCAG AACCAGAACCTGGGACTACAGCAGGAAAATCACGCCCTTGCTCAGCGAGTCATCTCACTACAGGGGAAGTTGCATGATCTGCAGGCAGCTCTCAAGCACAGAAAGGACAACGAACAGCACTACAAG AAGAAGATGTCCGACATCCAGGGAGTTCTACAGAAGGTCAGCACCAGCCTGCTGGGGACAGTGGAGCACGTGGGGTCCGCCATGGAGGTGTGTCACCCCGTGCTGCGCGACAGTGGCTGGAGAATCTCCTCCCTCTCCGCTCACGTGTCAGCCTCGGACGACTCCGATGGGTCCTTTCCTCCCCAGCCGAGACCCAGCGTTCT TGGAGCAGGGCCAGTGCGTGTTCCCCACCCCTCTGGGAAAAGACCAAGTCTGGCACCCCCTGGACGTAGACTCTCCAGAAGTTCTTCTGTGTCGGTTCCCCCTCCTCAAAACAAAGCCCAGGAGCCCTCGGTAGGGCCACCCGCCCCGAGAGACAGCCTCGCTGCCCTGGAGAGTGCCCCCATCCTCTTCACGGAGGAGGCTGCAGAAACAG ACAAACAAAGTCCTGCAGAGATTGTTGCACCTGACAACCCAGCTCGCCACACCAACGTCCCCAGTCAACCAGAGGATTCTTCAAGTCAAGGTTCAACAAAACAAGGTACGTTCAAACAATCGCAAACTACTATTTTCACATTCTAG
- the LOC118425031 gene encoding altered inheritance of mitochondria protein 21-like yields MCSTVAPYDLGHLLVSTKKPRRFRGKITQKLNPQESADAKSTGDSPSGTAGTNGRVVKETYVPQVARSDSGFESRSETPHIPRLDINGKKSQLTSKGPSSEYPSLPLTPRLTSSARHRVPVMEADRLAKHATRLIETLPLDQLTAMHSSRFHPIPQPVQPQRPRQKDVSPRASSLSRNVHALLHGTATREYISRTEIKRVKSARAYRAKSAKPSPQQPTKPADEKPRSKSALGLHRPKTKPVKTVKLRREDYESDDDDDSDTWTSQYLKDDDSTTEEAVFKEMPRGAGTTVQLTGWLRQSGNNDGEEEKDAVTMDTAEGADKTVAAEQETKEEKSNDEKENQAGGTENMTEEKLEEGGAIDQRESNDKEDKSAENPDYATEAQEGKVDSSTEDSSIDDKKRTLKEEEESKDDQSEKKPKQRRSLKKKASKESVTKEVEDCDVDDKLSKDKEDSQDDGSEKKSKHKKSLKKKASKESITKEILKEKDQDNASQKKPKHRRSMTKEASKESVTVEVTDSSEQQDAADKSKSIEDSTDGPSQTEPSNEESKTDNVQSGSMSSLGKLSNSSLNVPKPSSGEDGERSCRKDDKDGDSYSISSATYHMVYTESPKQEKLPEF; encoded by the exons ATGTGTAGTACAGTG GCGCCGTATGACTTGGGACATCTTCTAGTGTCCACCAAAAAACCAAGAAGATTCCGAGGAAAAATCACTCAAAAGCTGAACCCTCAAGAATCAGCAGACGCCAAATCTACAGGCGACAGCCCCAGTGGCACTGCTGGTACCAACGGAAGGGTCGTGAAGGAAACTTATGTTCCGCAGGTGGCCAGGAGCGACAGTGGGTTTGAGAGCAGGAGTGAGACTCCGCATATTCCAAGGCTGGATATCAACGGGAAAAAATCCCAGCTgacttccaaaggcccttcttctGAATATCCCAG TCTGCCCCTGACTCCCAGACTGACCTCCAGTGCCAGACATCGAGTTCCTGTTATGGAGGCTGACAGGCTCGCCAAACATGCCACCAGACTCATC GAAACCCTCCCCCTAGACCAGCTAACAGCCATGCACTCCAGCCGCTTCCACCCCATCCCTCAGCCTGTACAGCCACAGAGACCCAGGCAGAAG GATGTGAGTCCCAGGGCCAGCAGCCTGTCCAGGAATGTCCATGCCTTACTACACGGGACAGCCACACGGGAGTACATCAGTAGAACAG AAATAAAGAGGGTGAAATCTGCCAGAGCTTACCGAGCCAAGTCCGCCAAACCAAGCCCCCAGCAACCGACCAAACCTGCTGACGAGAAGCCAAGATCCAAGTCAGCCCTGGGGTTGCACAGGCCCAAAACAAAACCTGTCAAAACTGTTAAATTACGTCGTGAAGATTACgagagtgatgatgatgatgacagtgacACATGGACATCACAGTACTTGAAGGATGATGACTCAACAACAGAAGAAGCTGTGTTTAAGGAGATGCCCAGAGGAGCTGGGACCACGGTTCAGCTGACAGGGTGGTTAAGGCAA TCTGGGAACAATGATGGGGAAGAGGAGAAGGATGCAGTAACTATGGATACTGCAGAGGGGGCCGATAAAACAGTAGCTGCAGAGCaggaaacaaaagaagaaaagagcAATGATGAGAAAGAAAATCAGGCAGGTGGAACAGAAAACATGACAGAAGAAAAACTGGAAGAAGGAGGAGCTATagaccaaagggagtcaaatgacAAGGAAGACAAGAGTGCAGAAAACCCTGACTATGCCACAGAGGCACAAGAGGGAAAGGTAGATAGCAGTACTGAAGATTCTAGCATTGATGACAAGAAACGTACCTTAAAGGAAGAGGAGGAGTCTAAAGATGACCAGTCGGAAAAGAAaccaaaacaaagaagaagcttgaagaaaaaagcatcaaaGGAGTCAGTCACCAAAGAAGTTGAAGATTGTGATGTTGATGACAAGTTGTCAAAAGACAAAGAAGATTCCCAAGATGATGggtcagaaaagaaatcaaaacacaaaaaaagtttgaagaagaAAGCATCAAAAGAATCAATCACCAAAGAAATCCTAAAAGAAAAAGACCAAGACAATGCATCGCAAAAGAAACCAAAACACAGAAGAAGTATGACCAAAGAAGCATCAAAGGAGTCAGTCACTGTAGAAGTCACAGACAGTTCAGAGCAACAAGATGCTGCAGATAAGAGTAAAAGCATTGAAGACTCCACAGATGGTCCAAGCCAAACAGAGCCCTCTAATGAAGAATCTAAAACAGACAATGTACAAAGTGGTAGCATGTCATCACTTGGGAAGTTGAGTAACTCATCTCTTAACGTCCCCAAACCTTCATCTGGAGAAGATGGGGAGAGGAGTTGTAGAAAAGATGATAAAGACGGCGACTCTTACAGCATCAGCTCAGCCACGTATCACATGGTGTATACGGAGAGTCCAAAGCAGGAAAAATTGCCAGAGTTCTGA